tgtaagtgaccctgaacatttgaatggtagtgtgttaTATGAGTGAGAAAATCTAAGTGATTACTAATTTATAAACAACGACATGCCTGCGGGATTGAGCATATTAGGCATTATTCAGTCCACTCCACTGTCTCAAGGTTCACATACCActcaggaaaggagagagggaagtaaGTGAACACGAGGTCTATGAGAGAAAGAAGTAtggaggaagatagagagagggggcagtGGTTTCCTGAACTTGGGTTATCAATATTTAACATTGTGCCTGCCTGGTCCCTTCGGGGGATTATATTGCACTTCTGGGCCGTGATGTCATGATactcagagagatggagggagggggagagagatatcgGAGACTCAGACTGGCCTGTGGCTTTCATCAAAGAGATAGAACACTTGACCCAGCAGAGGCTAAATAGAATGCTGTTGGTCTGTCTGAGTCGAGGGCTGGGGGTCAAGGGAGACTGTCTGTGGCTGCTATAGTGGACTGGACGTTAGAGGAGTGTGTGAGGTGGagtgcatctctctctttctctcgttttcTCTGACGGGGGCAGGGGAGAggcaggctgggctgggctgtccACTAAAGCTATCACAGGGCTCATAAGGAAGGGGGGAGGAACAGAAGAGaagaggctgctgctgctgctacagtatGTGCAGCTGCTCCTAACACAGTCCCCTCTTCCGCTCTTTCTCTTACTTTCCCTCTTTcctccatctttctttctctatccTCTCAAAACATGGAGCCCAACATGGAGCCCAACATGGAGCCCAACAGTCCTAAGAAGATCCAGTTTTCTGTACCTGTCTTTCAGAGTCAGCTGGACCCTCAGGCATCAGAGCACGTAAGTAAAAACATTCACTTCTACATGATATGTAAATAAATGTGATTACCATTATGACATGGTAATGGAATGATACTGTGATGGTGGGCTCGTTGAAAGAGTGTGGGGCTTATCCCTGTGAGACCCAAGCATTTTTGCCCCCCAAAAATTGCAACACTTACATAATTCCTCCTGCTCTTGTTCAGAATGTCTTTCTCAATTTCTTTTTTCTTCTACATAATCACATCGTAGAGAAGACAGGATACACAACAAATGCTACTTAGAAATACATCTGAGTCTAAGGAGATTAACTATGTAGTGTTAGACATGAGTTTAGGACCTGTTGCATTTTTGCAACCCGGGAATCTCAGAGTTAAAAGGACTAGCTCCTCTTGACACTGACTGGCAGAAGAAGCTTTACTTTGATCATGTTATGCCTGTGTGGGAAACCTGTTTTATGTCATGGACAATGGTCAACTCCTTGAAAGATGAGTGAAGGCTTGTTTTCCCCTCCACTTTCTGGAATTATTTGTCACAATCTTAGTTTTCTAGACTTTATTGCAATGTCTTAGTGCCTTGAGTGAATATTGCTTGGGGAAAAAGTATAGTGCCAGACTAAACTATTTCCATTGTATCCTTATTTTTCCCTATAGTGGTTATAGAAAAATAGCTTCTTCCGAAGCTTTGGCCAACCTCTCCTACTCCCCCCACCACCTCCgaacccacccacccctctccctTTCCTAGACTAGTGATTTTATTGACACTGAACTCTAGTCTATCACTTCGtaaaacatgcacacacagctGGTTGTTGTCTGTCTCCAGCTATCCTCAGCGCCACACTTTAACACCACTTttccctgtcctgtctctctgtcctgtctctctgtcctgtctctctgtcctgtctctctgtcctgtctctctgtcctgtctctctgtcctgtctctctgccctgtcctgtctctctgccctgtcctgtctctcccaaacAGATCCGTAAGAGGAGACCTACACCAGCCACCCATGCCATCTATCTTCCACCAGACCTAACTGCAGCAGGTAAGATACTTCTCCTGTGTGAgaaacagggttggggtcaattcaatttCATCTCATCTCATTCAATTCAGGAAATAGACATTCCAATTCGAATTGCCCTCAATGAAAAGCAGTGAAAATTGAATTTCAGTAGTTTCCTGTATTGAAATGGAATGTGTGGTCTGAATGTTGCCAAGCTACACTCCGCATGACTCTAAACTGTCATGGAAATTATGTGTGTCTTCACATGACAATTGTTTGGTTTTTGATTTGTAATGCTCCTACTGAGGGTCGTTTGAATTTGGAGACTTTTTGTTTGTTCCCAACTTGCTCGTTATTGATAATGAGAAATACAAACGCCATTTGGCTCGCTCTCATTTATGTAAATCATCTAAGTGTTTTCTTTCAGATCTGTCTGATGCCATTTAATGAAGAGCTGTGGGATATAAAGGAGTTATGTAAACATTGGTTGAATGAGGGCTCGAAGACTACTCTTGTGGGCAACACAAAATGGAGTGTTAAATTATAAGATGTCTGAGGGGGGGAGGATGGATAGAGGGTGATATCAGCCCTGGTGAATGGGAGTAACGAGAAGTGTGTTAAAAAGGAGGCGGCAAGGCGAGTGTTTTATCTTTGTTGTGTCATCATGAAACAGTGAGAGTGGAATCTAACCTTGAGTGAGAGATCCAGAACATGGAGGGTCACAATGTGATATCAGCACAAATACATTCCCTGTGGCGTCAGCATATGGAGACTGCAACACTGCACAGCTATAGTCACAACACAGCCACAGCTTACAGCTCAGCCTCCTGCACAGCCTGCCTCCTAGCCACAGTCACAGCCCATACCCTAGCAGCCTCCAGTACAGCCTGCCACCTAGCCACAGTCACAGCCCATACCCTAGCAGCCTCCAGCACAGCCTGCCACCTAGCCACAGTCACAGCCCATACCCTAGCAGCCTCCAGCACAGCCTGCCACCTAGCCACAGTCACAGCCCACTGCCCAGCCCAtaccctagcaggctccagcacAGCCTGCCACCTAGCCACAGTCACAGCCCATACCCTAGCAGCCTCCAGCACAGCCTGCCACCTAGCCACAGTCACAGCCCATACCCTAGCAGCCTCCAGCACAGCCTGCCACCTAGCCACAGTCACAGCCCATACCCTAGCAGCCTCCAGCACAGTCATAGCAAAAGCTGCCTTGTCCACACTCTGGCCTTCCTCCCCACTACTTTTGAAAGGTCATCAAGAGTAAGACTGGGAGGACCTGTACCAAAGAAAGCTCCCCTGGTATAGCTGTGGATGACTCTGAGACAGTGTGAGAAGAGACCAGCAGGACCAAATAAGAGATGGGTGGTCTGTAAAAGAGAGTACAGTATCTGTCTGTAATCAAACACTGGTACGTTTTACAGTTCAAACCTGATAGATAGCAGAGAATCAACCTTCAACCACATGACACACACCAATCTACCAACCATTTCCTTATGTTGAATCTGGAAGGCAGTGAGATCAGATATTTCTGGCCTCCAGGGTAAAGCTTGGTTTATTACCCTCATCAACACGCTGTTGGTGACCTTGACCTCTACCCCATGTGACTTGACTCTGTGATCATGGCCAAACATACATCTCCACACACATCTCCCAGCTGCCCACCACATCGCAGCCTGCTGTACAGCCCAGTACAGAAGGCATGCAAAAACCCacccagacacacaaacacacactgttcaGGCTGCCCAGTACAGAACAGAAAGGCATGCAAGCAGAGCTCCCAGTCAGGCATCACGGTCATACTCAACATCACGTCACTGAGGGGAACAGGATGTGAATGGTTATCATTATCGTTATGTCATGACATGAGATAGTGTTGTTGTATCTGACCGCTGTTCCTCATGTCCTAACCTGGCACAGCCTGGCTGGCCACATATCTTACAGCACACAGGGTTTGATAAATCATccgtttgtgtgtatttgtgtgcctGTGAGCATGTGTGAGTTCTGTGAGGTGCTGGGCGGCCtgaacagtgtgtgtttgtgtctgggtGGATTTTTGCAGGCCTTGCACGCTCGTGTGTGTCTAGAAAGAGAGGTTTGATAGATAATCAGTATGTACAGGGTGAATTTCTACCCATTGTACTGAATCATCAGTATGAAAGTACAGATTTTATTTAACACATTGTACTGAATCATCAGTATGAACGTACAGATTTTATTTATTCCATTGTACTGAATCATCAGTATGAACGTACAGATTTTATTTAACACATTGTACTGAATCATCAGTATGAACGTAcagattttatttattcattGTACTGAATCATCAGTATGAACGTAcagattttatttattcattGTACTGAATCATCAGTATGAACGTACAGATTTTATTTATTCCATTGTACTGAATCATCAGTATCAATGTACAGGTTTTATTTATCCCATGGtgcagaggaagggaaagggTTGGTACTGTTAATTGATGGAGGTTGTGCTGGCCCATATTCTCCTCAGAGAGTTTCTGGCAGAGAGTAGGGGGTGTTCTTGTgtgtatcccaaatagcaccctattccctttatagtgcactactattgaccagggcccataaggatctggtcaaaagtagtgcaccatgtaggcaatagggtgctatttgggacgtccCTGTTTGTAACAAACCAGCTAACCCAAATCTACTGGGTGGCAATTAAATCTGACAGAAGCCAGTGGCAGGACCTTCATCCAGGAGCCAGCTTAGAGGCATTACATTGTCAgaatgtatgaatgtgtgtgtttttcatcACAGACCCACCCTTTCTTTTTATCCATTGATTTCTTTATCCTTGGCTGGGTCCATGTATTTCTGTCTCCTCAGTGCCAGGTCTGTGTTTTATGGCAGGCGTAGGTAACCACTGCCAATGTGACAGCTCTGTTCCCACCATGAACCTGgttccatccctccttccatctctccattcctctatccctctattcTCTATGTCTCCATGGGCGTATGGACAGTTTCCTCCAGCCTAGTTGTCTTGTCAAACTCTTTGCTTAGTTGATAGTGTTTATGCTATCTGGCCTTTTACCATTACATTATCCTGAGAGATCCCATTGTGACTTACAGGCTGTGTGCTGTGAATGAGAATGGATGGTGTAGTGTAGTCGAGTGAAACTTGTTTTGCTCaactctgtctgtgtatgtggtCTGCATACTGTAGGTGGTATGCGTGGGACCCTATTCATTCACAGCCATTATTTCAGCTACAAGCAGCTCTTTGTCTTGCTGATATTTCCCTGTGAATGTCATCCAAACTGTGTCTCTTGGAGAGAGGCACTTCTGAAGGTTAGTACTGAACCTTACCttagtgttgtgtattgtgtcTCTGGATTATTGGGTGTCCTGAATCAGAATTTTATCATTGAGAACCAGAGGTGCTATCAAGATATTTTGAGCTGCAGTGCCCATGGCTTTAATTTAACACTCcctaacagagatactgtgtgaAACCCATGGACCTGGAAATAGCTAATACAAGACTCTCCCTCTGGCCATTTTAGCTTTATGTAAGGTTCACTGTTGATTTGCCATCAGCTCTTCAACTCTCTCCTCTTGTGTAAAAACAGCTGGTCATTTTCCTTGGACGCAGACCCACTAGTATGACTGGTGTCCTATAACAGTGGCTGGATTGAAGGGTGTCACAGAGGATGTATAGTGTTATAGATGCCTTGTAAAGTGTCATAGCAGCCTTAAATGACCCCAGGGAATGTCAGTGCTCTTTTCCCCTGCCCACTACAGCGGAGACTGTGACGTCATCACCCTCCCATGCCCGTAGGCTTGATGGTCCGAAACACACTGACTTCATTCAGCTATTGTTGTGAGGTGATGCGTTATATGGTAGTAAAAGGCTGATAATGTGTTCCACATGTTTTGCTGCAGCCTTTAGTTCATGTATTGTGTTGGCCTTAGAATAcaacataggcctacagtacaagGTAGAAGTTTTGTCCAATACATATCATGTGCTCTGCATGTTTAGCTGTTTGTAGACACATCCAATGCTTGTCTGTCCAATGCTTGTCTGTGCCATTCATACAACACCCTTGGTCATGTTAATGTGCTCCACATGTTTTGatgtatgtacatgtacagtgtTGGCCACAGAGAacaacatacagatgtaggatcttaatttaaccTACAGTccaagtcaaaagtttagacacacctactcattcaagggtttttctttattttttactattttctacattgtagaataatagtgaagacatcaaaactatgaaataacacacatggaatcatgtagtaaccagaaaagtgttaaacaaatcaaaatatgttttattttagattcttcaaagtatccaccctttgccttgatgacagctttgcacactcttggcattctctcaaccagctccacctggaatgcttttccaacagtcttgaaggacttcccacatatgctgagcacttgttggctgcttttccttcactctgcggtccaactcatcccaaaccaactcaattgggttgaggttgggtgattgtggaggccagggcatctgatgcagcattacatcactccccttcttggtaaaataacccttacatagcctggaggtgtgttttgggttattgttctgttgaaaaacaaatgatagtccgactaagcacaaaccaaaagggatggtgtatcgctacagaatgctgtggtaaccatgctggttacgtgtgcctttaattctaaataaatcagaacagcgcaaactggctctaaccagaatagaaagaggagtgggaggccccggtacacaactgagcaagaggacaagtacattagtgtctggcagcttcattaaatagtacccgcaaaacaccagtctcaacgtcaacagtgaagaggcgacttctGGATGCTGGCctactaggcagagttgcaaagaaaaagccatatctcagactggccaataaaaagaaaagattaagatgggcaaaataacacagacactggacagaggaactcagcatcccagagtcgcctcttcactgttgacgttgagtctggtgttttgcggttactatttaatgaagctgccatttgaggacttgtgagtcctcttgctcagttgtgcaccagggcctcccactctttctattctggttagagccagtttgcactgttctgtgaagggagtagtacacagcgttgtacgagatcttcagtttcttggcaatttctcgcatggaatagccttcatttctcagaacaagaatactgATAAGTTTCAGATGAAAGGACTTTGTTTGTagctattttgagcctgtaatcgaacccacaaatgctgatgttccaggtactcaactagtctaaagaaggccagttttattgcttcttaatgagcacaaccgttttcagctgtgctaacataattgcaaaagggttttctaatgatcagttggccttttaaaatgataaacttggattagctaacacaacatgccattggaacacaggagtgatgtttgctgataatgggcctctacgcctatgaagatattccattaaaatctgccgtttccagctacaatagtcatttacaacattaacaatatctacgctgtatttctgatcaatgttattttaatggacaaaaaaaattgcttttctttcaaaaacaaagacatttgtaagtgaccccaaacttttgaacggtaatgtttatttagatttgtttaaaactttttttcattactacatgattccatatgtgttatttcatagttgtgatgtcttcactattattctacaatgttgaaaatataaaaaataaagaaaaaccctggaatgatgagtaggtgtgtccaaacttttttgactggtactgtatattgtcaCGGCAaaacaatcctgcagcaacaggatttgaacgtttagtcGAGAATGTTGCTTGAtcgtggttaggctattagctggtcaAAGGTAGGATACACAAAAAATGCAATACTCTTAACATAAccatgtgttagtgtgggttttcagtgagcttatgtaaatcacaaagctcatctgcatttcctgagGTGCAGAAAACTTCTTAGcagcaaaagagtgatcaaagtAAGATCCAGCATCTGTATAATACAGGGCTCGTGTTGCCCCATGCTATTCATTCAACAAAATAGTCATGTTAATGTGGTTCACATATTTGTGCTGTCTTCCATTTATGCACTACAAACGTGATGGAGCTGAATTCAGTCTGGATTTTCAAGCTAAGTCTGTTGTCCAGTGCCATTCATTCAATAACTTATTGAATTATTGGTGTTTTGCTCCAGCTGTGATGTTCATGGTGATAGAACTCATCCTCTGAACCATATGAATCACCCCTGGTTGTCATTTCTAAGATCAATTTCAATTCAGAGAAACGTCAATGTTGGAGAAGTTAGAGCAATAGTCACCAGTCAGCCATTACAGCCGGAGGTTAGCAGTGATCTGGACACTGAACCATAAACTCTCTCAGCCATGAGCTCATCGTGATAAACATTACAGCTCTCCCACTGTAGTCACATCACACAGGTGAAATACAGTGTTCCAGCAGAATCTCAGCACACAGATTCTAACCGAGGGTTGAGTAATAGCTAAttttttggggcggcaggtagcctagtggttagagcactggttcagtaaccgaaaggttgctggatcgaatccccaagctgaggtaaaaatttgtcgttctgcccctgagcaaggcagccccccgcacctctctgattcagaggggttgggttaaatacagaagacacatttcagttgaatacattcagttgtactgctgactaggtatccccctttccttttttAAGGCTGACAATTTTAGTTAAACTGGCAAATGTACTATAACTCATGTCTGCTTTTCTCTCACACAGATGACAAGCAGACAACAAGTCATCAAGGAGAGGTAGTTCACACTCTGTTTATCTTAAAAGCAGAAATAAAAGTCAAAGAACAACGTTATCAGGATGCTCCCTAGCAGCAGTCTATGGTTCTATGAGATGGCATGTCTATCTGATGCAGTTGTCATTGATTACCTGAGATGGCCTGGCTCCTGAAATAGCTTCAGTGAAATGGGATCTCTGCTTGTTGGTTCTCATGCTGTTATTttcttccccctccatctctctacaccaGACCCAGAGTGCAGGGACATCTCCCGCTCAGAGAAAACACAGCGTCTACACTCCGCCCACCATGAAAGGTACATGTCGTCACTCACACCATTTTTTCAACACAAACTGTTGCGTTCACAAGCTCTGCCGTCATCACAGCACATGTTCCATTGGTTCATATTCTTATTTTATTCTGGAGAGTAGGAAGCACTGGGTGTATTGTCTGTGGTCAGCATTATATTAAACAGAGCCTACTGAAGCGTGTGACAGAGTGACTGACCATGCTTGCTGACTCATAGCGGTAGCTATTTCCTGGAAAGGCCATGGCCACTATACATCTACATTAGATATTGATTGACTGAGAGTTATATCATCCTCCTGTTATAAGTCTCACAAATGGATAGTCAGATAGTGCACAAAGAGAGCTACACCATCCCATCTCTCAAATGGATAGTGCAACAAGGACTATGGGCACAGGAGAAACTAATTTGAACACAGCAGCCTATTCTTGGTCCAATTAGATAGTAACTATATTATTGTAGTAATTATTGCAGTTTTCATTACACATTTGGCTTGTTAATTAGGGGGTGGATTAGAATATATCCAACATGGCCCACCGCCCTTAAACAACAACATGGCCAAACAATGTCCAATGGCCAAAAGCCTTTAGGCTCAATGGCCTTGAATTCAGTTGAATGCTGAATATGCTCCAGTTCAGAGCACAGCACAAGACCACTTTCTGTTGTAACAGATGGTCAAATAAATTAAAGGCCCAGtccagtcaaaaacatgatttttctgTATTTTATATATTTCCAAACTATAAGGTTGGAAGAATactatgaaattgtgaaaattatgataatgccattttagtgtaagCGCTGTTCAAATCATCAAGTGAAATTGTATTAGTCagatgctttgtaaacaacaggtgtagaaactaacagtgaaatgcttacttatgggaccttcccaacaatgcagagagaagataatagaaaagtaataacattTAATAATAAAGTATAATGAGTAAagataacctggctatatacaacgggtatcagtactgagtcgatgtgcaggggtatgaggtaattgaggtagatatgtacatataactaggaataaagtgactaggcaacaggatagataaacagtagcagcagcgtatgtgatgagtcaaaagagttagtgcaaaaagggtcaatgcagacagggcggcagatagccttgcagttaagagcgttgggatGGTCACTGGTTCGGATCGCTGAGCCGACGGTGAAATATCTGTCGATGTGCCTTTAAGCAAGGCACTAAACCCTAAttactcctgtaagtcactctggataactgtctgctaaatgaatcaAATTTAAAcacttttaaaaaatatatatattatagtctgggtagctatttggttaacaatttaactaactatttagcagtcttagggCTTGGTGGTAGACGCTGTTCAGGATCCTGTTTGTTCCAGACTTGGTGTATctgtactgcttgccgtgtggtagcagagagaacagtttatgacttgggtggctggagtctgacaatttttagggccttcctctgacaccgcctggtatagaggtcctggatggcagagagctcggaccctgtgatgtactgggccatacacactaccctctgtagtgccttgcggtcggatgccaagcagttgtcataccaagtagtgatgcagccagtcaagatgctctcaat
The DNA window shown above is from Salmo salar chromosome ssa25, Ssal_v3.1, whole genome shotgun sequence and carries:
- the LOC106586467 gene encoding protein phosphatase 1 regulatory subunit 1C, with the protein product MEPNMEPNMEPNSPKKIQFSVPVFQSQLDPQASEHIRKRRPTPATHAIYLPPDLTAADDKQTTSHQGETQSAGTSPAQRKHSVYTPPTMKDCCRGHGEDRDSLPPTRLAKSHTDTLALAEELSGALPRLADTPRRKDTPYQHQPPFTPGVKLLKSKSKISFPEEEEKEAEEEEDTKKK